GTCCGGCAGTCCGTCCGAGCGCCTCCCGCCATCGCTGCCCCGGATCGGCCGTCAGCCGTGCCCACGAGGCGAGAACGGTCGCCGACACGGTCGTGACGACGATGGCGAGCCCCGGGAAGAACGCGATCCACCACGCGCTCTGCAGCTCCTGCCGCCCCTGCGCCACCATCAACCCCCAGGACACATCCGGCGGTTGAATGCCGATGCCCAGGAAGCTGAGCGAGGACTCGGCCAGCATCACGAAACAGAAGTCGAGCGCGGCGACGGTGAGCAGCGTGGGCAGCACACTCGGGGCGACATGCCGCCGGATGGCAGCCCAGCCGCCCGTGCCGAACGTACGGGCCGCGTCCATGAACAGCCGGCCGCGCAGTTCCGCCGCCTCGGCCCGGGCGGTCCGCAGATAGACCGGGATCCGGGCCACGGCCAGCACCAGTACGAGGCTCGCGGCACTCGGTGAGAAGACGTACAGCACGACCACGGCCAGCAGCAGGGAGGGGAAGCTGAGGATCACGTCGGCCACGCGCAGCGACACGTTCTCGCGCCAGCCGCCGTGATAGCCGGCCCACATGCCCCACACCGAGCCGACGGCGAGGGAGCACACAACGGCGGGGACCGCCACGGCCAGGGTGGTCCCGGCCGCGGTCAGCAGCCGCGCGGCGACGGGGCGGCCCAGCGAGTCACTGCCGAGGACGAAGGCCCAGCCGTGGTCGAGACTGAAGGGAGGCCGGTCCGGAGCGCGCAGGTTCTGACGGGTCGCCAGGTCCGCGGCCAGCCACGGCCCCAGGAGGGCACACAGCGCCACCAGGACCAGCACCAGGGCCGCCGCGCAGGCGAACCGGTCCCGGAGCAGCAGGGCGAACCACCGTCGCCGTACGGCCGGAGCGCCGGCCTCGGATGTGTCGAGCATGTCCCGTCCTCGGCTCATGCCGCCGCCCGCTGCCGAACCCGCGGGTCCAGGAGCGCGTGGCAGAGGTCCACCAGGATGTTGAGGGCGAAGATCGCCAGTGCGGTCAGGAGCACCGCCGCCTGCAGGACCGCGAAGTCGCGCTGCAGCACCGAGTCGATCATGAGCTTGCCGATCCCGGGCCAGCCGAAGATCGTCTCGACGACCACGGCCCCGTTGACCAGCCCCACGGCCAGGTCGCCCGCGACGGTGAGGGCCGGTGCCGCGGCGTTCCTCAGCGCGTGCCCGAAGACCACCCGGGGTTCGGAGGCCCCCTTGCCGCGCGCCACCTTCACGTACGGGGCGGACAGGGCGGAGACCATGGCGCCCCGCACCACTTGTACCAGCACCCCGAACGGACGGATGAGCAGCGTCGCCACGGGCAGGACCCATGCCGCCGCGCCGCTGGTGCCGGAGGTGGGCAGCCAGCCCAGGGTGACCGCGAAGACCAGCACGCCCATGATGGCGATCCAGAAGTCGGGGACACTCGCGGCCGTGGAGGACAGGAAGCTCGCGATCCGGTCGGTCGCCGAGTTCGGCCGGTAGGCCGCCAGGCTGCCGATGACCACGGCGCCCGCGACGGCGAGGAGCATCGTCCAGCCGGCCAGTTGCAGCGTTGCGGGGAAGGCGCGCAGGACGGCCTCGCCGGCCGGCTGGGCGGTGCGCAGCGACTCGCCGAAGTCGAGGTGCGCGACCTGGGCGAGATAGTCGCCGAACTGGGTGATCAGCGGTTCGTCCAGGCCGTTGCGGGCGGCGAACTCGGCGCGCATCTCGGGCGTCGCGCTCAGCGGCAGATACAGGTTGGCGGGGTCTCCGGTGAGGCGGGCCAGGAAGAACACGCCGAGGATCACCACCAGCAGCGGGATGACGCTGGAGGCGGCGCGGCGGCGTAACAGGGTCAGCATGGGTCCTCCCTCAGTCCGCGCGCCGCATGTCGGCGAGTCGCATCTCGTCGTTGGTGGCCGAGTCGGGCCGGTAGCGGACCTTGGGGAGAGGGCCAGCAGGCCGGTCATGTTGGCCATCACGGCATCCCGTACGACCTCGTCGTTCTGGTAGGCGAACGCGTCGGCGAACGCCCGCTGCCGTTTGCCGCCCGAGGCGAGCTGGGCCTCGTCGATGCGCGCGTCGAACTCGGCGGTGCCGTAGCTGCTCTGGGCGCCCTCGCTGCCGTAGATCTGTCCCATCGTGAACGCGGCGTCACCGGCCTGGTTGCCGTGCTGGGCCTGGAGCAGGGTGGGGCCGGTGTCCCCGGTGGGGAAGGGGCGCAGCAGGTACTCCAGCCAGGCGTTGACGTCGAGCATCTTGATCCTGACCTGCAGCCCGGCCTTGAGCAGGCCGTCCTGGACGACCTCCATGGCCTCGGCGGCCTTCGGGTAGATGCCGTTGCGGCCGATGATGGTGAGGGTGGTGTCGGTCCGTACCCCGTCGGCGCGGGCCTCGGCGACGAGTCGCCGGGCGCGTTCCGGGTCGTACGGCCATGGCGCTATGCGCGGGTTGTAGCCGGTGACGCCCTTCGAGATGAGCTGCCCGCTGGGACGGCCGGCGAAGACGGCCGTCGTCAACCCCTCGCGGTCGATGGCGTAGTTGACGGCCCGACGGACCCGGATGTCGTCCAGTGGCGGCTTGGTGGCGTCGATCCGCAGGTAGGAGACCTCGTTGGTGGTGAACTCGACCGCCCGGTCACCCGCCCCGTCCTCGGGGGCGAGCCCGATCGCGACATCGGCCTCGTTGTTCGTCACCATGGCCGCGCGCACACTGCCCTCGGCGCGCCAGACATAGGTGGCCCCGGAGAAGTCGGGGGCCTTGCCCCAGTAGCCGGGGAAGCGCTTCAGCCGCAGGTAGCGGCCCTGGTTCCACTCGTCGATCCGGTAGGGCCCCGTGCCGACCGGCTCGCGCACGCGGGAGTCGGGGTCGGTGCCGGTCGGCACGATCTCGACGAACGACAGACGCAGGGGCAGGATCGGGTCGGGCTTCGACGTGGTGACGCGGAGGGTGGTGTCGCCCAGGGGCGTGGCCGTCAGCTCGCTGTCGGTGAAGATGTAGCCGTCCACGTTGCAGTCGATGCCCGAGTCCGTGGCCCGCTTGATCGAGAACGCCGCCGCGGCCGCTGTGAACGGCGAGCCGTCGTGGAAGGTGACCCCTTCGCGGAGGGTGAAGGTCCATGACGTGGCCGACGTACGGGCCCACTTGGTGGCGAGAGCGGGTTCCAGGCCTCCGGTGGACGGTTCGCGCTCGGTGAGGGCCTCCGTGATGTTGGCCCGCGTCACTCTGCCCGTCGCCGTCAGCGAGGCGTCACAGGGTTCGAGAGTCGGGGGCTCTTCGGGAAGGACGATGCGCAGGGTGTCCGGGCCGCCGCCGACGGGGTCGGCACCCGCGACCGAACAGCCGGAGGCGGCGAGCAGGACGACGAGGGACGTGACGATCGGGCGACTGCGGGACAAGTCTGGGCCGGGCACGGTTCCTCCGCGTTCACTCGCGTGCACATCAGAGAACGTTGTTTAGATATGTGGACGATCATTATTGGGGTGCCAGGCCGGAACGCGTCAAGGGGTGTGCGCGGGTTCCCAACTCGTCCGACCTCTTGACGTGTTGATTGCCGTCCTAAAACATTCGGGAAGCTCGATTGGTTCTGCGCGGTTCTGTTCGCTCCCGAAGGGAATTCATGTCCAGCAGACATCGCCTCGCCCGGACGGCACTGGCGATCACCGTCCCCCTGGCACTCGGCGCCGGCCTCGTGACCCTGCCGCCCGCCGCCGCTGCCGCCGACCCACCGGCGAGTGCGGTCACGGTACGGATCGACCCGTCCTACCGGCAGCAGGAGTTCGAAGGGTGGGGCACGAGCCTCGTCTGGTTCGCCAACATCACCGGCCGCTACCCCGAACCCATCCGGCAGAAGCTCGCCGAGATGCTGTTCGGCGAGGACGGGCTCCGCCTCAACATCGCGCGCTACAACATCGGCGGCGGCAACGCCCCCGACGTCCGCAAGGACTACATGAAGACCGGCGCGACGATGGACGGCTTCTGGAAGGCTCCCGAGGGCACCACCAGGCAGGACACCGACTGGTGGAACCCCGACAACCCCGAGCACTGGGACTGGTCCGCCGACGCCGGCCAGCGCTGGTGGGTGGACCGCGTCAAGAACAAGGTGACCCGCTGGGAGGCGTTCAGCAACTCCCCGCCCTGGTTCCAGACCGTCAGCGGCTACGTCTCCGGCGGTTTCGACGCCAACACCGACCAGATACGGGCCGACCGCGTCGACGACTTCGCCACCTATCTGGTCAAGGTGACGGAGCACCTGGAGAAGAAGCACCGCATCGACTTCGACACCATCGCTCCGCTCAACGAGCCCAACACCAACTACTGGGGCACCCAGATCGGCCCCGACGGACAGCCCACCGGCGGCCGTCAGGAGGGCGCGCACGCCGGTCCCGAACTCCAGCAGAAGGTCGTCCTGGCCCTGCACCGCGCACTGGAGAAGGCGAAGACCCGCGCCAAGATCTCCGCGATGGACGAGACCAACCCCAGCACCTTCGTCCGCAACTGGAACGCCTACGACAGCTCCGCCCGTGCCGCCGTCGACCAGCTCAACGTGCACACCTACGGCACCGGCATGCGCACCAGCGCCCGCGACAGCGCCAAGGCCGCGGGCCAGCCGTTCTGGATGAGCGAGGTCGAGGGCACCTGGGGGACCGGCTCCGACTTCACCGGCATGGAACCGGGGCTCGGCATCGCCACCCGGGTCGTCGACGACATCCGTGAACTGGAGCCGTCGGCCTGGGTGTTGTGGCAGCCGATCGAGGACTCCATCCCTCAGGCGCAGGCCGGCAAGAACTGGGGCAGCATCCACATCCCGTTCAACTGCACGGCCAAGGACACCCTGGAGACCTGCCCGGTCAAGGCCAACACCAAGTTCCACACCCTGCGCAACTTCACCCACCACATCCGCCCCGGTGACCACTTCGTCAAGGCCGACGACCCCTCCAGTGTCGCCGCCGTACGCAAGTCCGGCCGTGGAGCGACGGTGGTGCACGTCAACAACGGCACGAGCCCGCGCGCGGTGACCCTGGATCTCTCGAAGTTCCGGCGGGTCGCCCCGGGCGCCACCGTGACTCCCGTGGTGACCAGCCCCGACGGCGCGCTCGTCCGCGGCACGCCCGTCAAGGTGAAGAACGACTCGGCCACCGTGACCGTCCCGGCGAAGTCGGTCACCACCCTCCTCGTCGGCGGCGTGTCCGGCACCGCGAAGGACGCCGCGCTCGTCCAGCCCGGCCACGTCTACCGCCTCCAGGGCGCCCAGAGCGGCAAGTCCCTGGCACCGTCCGCCGAGGGCAGCGGCGTCGTCGTGCGCACGGCCGACCCGGCCGCCAAGTCCCAGCTGTGGTCCGTGAAGCAGCTGACCCGGGGCGACGGCAACCGTGAGCGCTACGCCCTCGTCAACGCCGCCGACGGCAGGCGCATGGCCGTACGCGACGACGAGGCCGTACTGGAAGACGGGGACACACCGGCCGCACAGTGGATCATGTCCACCACCGGAGACGGCACCTGGACCTTCGTCAACGCCGCCACGGGCCGCCTCCTCGACGTCGTCGGGCAGTCGACCGCGGACGGCGCCCGTGTGTCGGCCCACCTCCCGACCTCCAACGCGAACCAGCGCTGGGGCGTGAGCGACGAGACGGTGCTCCGTACGCAGCCGGCCAAGGCGTTCACCGTCCCCGGGCGCGCCCCCGAACTGCCCGGCACCGTGACACCCGTCTTCCGCGACGGCGCCCGGGGCGCGCTCCCCGTGCGGTGGACGCTGCCCTCCGAGTCGCGCTGGCGCAAACCCGGAACGGTACGCGTGAAGGGCCGGGCCACCGACGCCCTCGGCCGGGCCGTCCCGGCCGAGGCGGTCGTCACCGTGGACACCATCGCCTCCACCCTCCCGGCCCGCGCCAAGACCTACACCGGGGGTCGGCCCGACCTGCCCGCAACGGTCACCGGCGTAGGACGGCACGGCGGAACCGCCGAGCTCCCGGTCGCCTGGGACCCCGCACCCGACGGCGCGTTCGACGACACCGGCGTGGTGACCCTGCGCGGCACGGCCCGGGTCCCCGGCTCGGACACGGCCGCGGCGACCGTACGCGTCCAGGTCACCGCGCCGAAGGAGACCAACGCCGCGCGCGACGAGGGCGTGACGGTCGGGGCGACCTACACCGAGAGCGGCTACTCCGCCGACGGCCTGCGCAACGGCACCACGTCCGAGAAGGCCTGGTCGAATTGGAAGTCCGGCACGAAGAACCCGTCCGACACCATCACCTTCGCCCTCCCGCAAGCGCGCGATCTGACCAGGGTCGTGACCCACTTCCACCGCGACGGCGGCAACGTCAGCTTCGCGGAGTCCCTGAAGGTGCAGGTGCGCGGCGCCGACGGCACCTGGTCCGACGCGAGCGACCAGGTCGCCGTCGGCACCGAGGGGGCGCCCGTGGCCGACGTCGCGGTGCGCGCGGCCGGCCCGGCGACGGGCGTGCGCGTGGTGATGACGGCCCGCCCGGGCGGCTACATCACCCTCGGCGAGATCGAGGTCCACGCCAAGGCACCGGGCGCTTCCGCCGACGCTGCGGCCGCCTCGATCGAAGTGGACGGCAAGTCCCTGAGCGGCTTCGACCCGGACCGGACGAGCTATCGCGTGGCGGTCGACCGCCCGGACCGGGCAGAGATCACCGCCACACCGCGTGACCCCTACGCGAAGGCGACGGTCGGCAAGGACGTGTCAGGGGGCAGGACGGCTCGCACCGTCTCCGTGACCAGCGAAGACGGCTCACAGACACGGGAGTACAGGATCGAGCTGACCCGCCGTTGAACACACGAAGGCGCGGGGCCCGCACGCCCCGCGCTTTCGTCTTCCGGGATCAGACCGCCGGAGCCGGGTACGTCGGGTACTCCACGCCGGACACGTGCTGCACGACGCGGATGACCTGGCACGAGTAGCCGAACTCGTTGTCGTACCACAGGTAGAGGATCGCGTTGTCGCCGTCGACCTTGGTGGCGCCGGCGTCGACGATCGAGGCGTGGCGCGAGCCGATGAAGTCGCTGGAGACCGCGTCGGGAGCCGTCGTGAAGTCGATCTGGCGCTTGAGCGGCGAGGTCAGGGACACGTCGCGGAGATGGTCGAGGACCTCCTCGCGGGTGGTCTCACGGCCGAGCCGCAGGCTGAGGATGGCTATCGAGACGTCCGGCACCGGGACGCGGATCGAGCTGCCGGTGATGGGCGCCTTGAGGTCCGGCAGCGCCTTGGCGACGGCGGAGGCGGCACCGGTCTCGGTGATGACCATGTTGAGCGGCGCGGACCGGCCGCGGCGGTCGGCCTTGTGGTAGTTGTCCAGCAGGTTCTGGTCGTTGGTGAACGAGTGCACCGTCTCCACGTGGCCGCGCTGGACCCCGAACTCGTCGGCCATCGCCTTCAGCGGCGGCACGATCGCGTTCGTGGTGCAGGACGCGCAGGACAGGATCTGCTCGTCCGGCTTGATCGTGTCGTGGTTGACGCCGTGCACGATGTTGGGGACGTCGCCCTTGCCGGGCGCGGTCAGCACGACCTTGTCGATCCCCGGGCGCAGATGCTCTGACAGGCCCTCGCGGTCGCGCCACTTGCCGGTGTTGTCGATGAGGATGGCGTCCTTGATGCCGAACGCCGTGTAGTCGATCTCGGACGGGTCGTTCGCGTAGATCACTTTGATCGCGTTGCCGTTGGCGACGATCGTGCTGTTCGCCTCGTCGACGGTGATCGTGCCCTGGAACTGGCCGTGGATCGAGTCGCGGCGCAGCAGCGAGGCGCGCTTGACGATGTCCTGCTCGCCACCCCCGCGCACGACGATGGCCCGCAGCCGCAGACCGTTGCCCGAGCCGGACTTCTCGATGAGCAGCCGGGCGACGAGCCGGCCGATGCGGCCGAAGCCGTAGAGGACGACGTCCCGGCCCTCACGGCGCTCGATCTTGTTGGCGCCCGTGGCACCGGCGACGGCCTCGGCGGTGAACTCGGCGACCGACAGGCCGCGGTCGTCCTCGCGGTACGTCGCGGCCAGCATGCCGATGTCGATCTGGGACGGCCCGAGGTCGAGTTCGGCGAGGGTCCGCAGGAACGGCAGTGTCTCGGTGACCGAGAGCTCCGCACCGGCGATCTGCCGGGCGAACCGGTGGGTCTTGAGGATGCTGACCACCGACTTGTTCACCAGGGAGCGGCTGTGCAGCAGGACCGTCACGTCCCGCTCCCGGTGCAGCTTCCCGATGATCGGGATCATCGACTCCGCGATCTCCTCGCGGTTCTTCCAGTTGGTGAACGAGTCGTCGTTGACAGTCACGAGTCCATCTTTCGAGCTAGGCGGCGCTCATATGTTAAACCGTCGATTTCCTGATCATGAACGGGGTGCCTCCGATGCGTTCAGCGGCCTCTCCGCGCGCCTCCGAGGGCAGGTCCTGAGACGATCGAAAGCGGATCTTCCACGCGAAAGGGGTGCTCATGGACTACGACTCCGTGGCCGACGAGTTGTACGCCCTACGCCCGGAGGAGTTCACCGCCGCCCGCGCCTCCGCCATGGCCTCCGCCCGCACCGCCGGCGACCGGGAACTCGCCGAGCGGATCCGGGCGTTGCGCAAGCCCAGCCTCGCCGCCTGGGTCAGCAACCTGCTGGTCCGCGGCAGCCCCGGGGAGGTCGAGCCCCTGCTGCGCCTGGGGGAGGGGCTGCGGCAGGCCCACCAGGACCTGGACGGCGCACAGCTGCGCGAGCTGAGCCGCCGGCAGCACGCGCTCATCCGTGCCCTGTCCCTGCAGGCCCGGCAGCTCGCCGAGGAGGCCGGCCATCCGATCGGCGAGAGCGTGCAGCGCGAGGTCGAGAACACCCTGCACGCCGTCCTGGCCGACCCCGAGGCCGCCCGGGCCTGGGCGGGTGGCCGCCTGGCCAAACCGCTCAGCGCGGCCGTCGGCTTCCCCGCCGTCGCCGAGGGCGCCCGGCCGCAGGGGCCCGCACCCGCTCCCGCCGCCTCCCGCCCGGGCAAGAAGGTGAGCGAACAGCAGCGACGCCGGCTGGCCGAGGCCCGAAAGGACGCCGAAGCCGCCGAGCACGAGCTGCGGGGGCTGCAGGACGCGGCGGCGACCGCGGGCCAGGAGGCATCGGAGGCGAAGCAGCAGGTGGAAGAGGTCCAGCGGCGCGTGGAGAAGCTCGGCGAGGAGCTGGAACGCGCCAGGAGCGAACACCAGCAGGCCCGCTTCGCCGAACGGACGGCCCGGGAACGGGCGCGTACGGCCGACCGCCGGGTCCGTGAAGCCGGCCGCAAGGCCGCGACAGCCGCCGCCCAGCTCGAACGCCTGACCTCATCGGATGCGTGATCGACAGGCGGGTACGGCGATGCGCGGTGCCCGGTGCCCATCGAGACGCGATCATGGCGGCTGTGACTGAACTCACACACCTCAAGTAGGCCGTCCCGCAAAGCCTTACGCGCGCGACACCAAAATTGAACCGTTCGTTTTCTTGAACCAGTCGTGTTTGTGCCGCTAGGTTGGCCGCATGACCGCATCCGGGAACCCGACCACCGCCGAGGAGCTGCGCGGTGCCGGCCTGAGGGTGACGGCCGCCCGCGTCGCGCTGCTCGAGGCGGTGCGGGACGGTGACCACCTCGGCGCCGAGGCCATCGCCTCCGAGGTGCGCGGCCGCGTGGGCCACATCTCCGTCCAAGCCGTCTACGAGGGGCTGCACGCACTCACCGCGGCGGGACTGATACGCCGACTCGACCCACCCGGCAGCCCGGCCCTCTACGAGGGACGGGTCGGCGACAACCATCACCACCTCGTGTGCCGCTCGTGCGGAGCCGTCGCCGACGTCGACTGCGCGGTCGGCCACGCCCCCTGCCTGACCGCGTCCGACGACCGGGGCTTCGCCGTCGACGAGGCAGAGGTCATCTACTGGGGCCTGTGCCCCGCCTGCTCCACCACCCGCAGTTCCTGAGCACGTGATCCATCCGAGCGTTCCTGAGCACGTGACCCACCCCGAGCGTTCCTGAGCACGTGATCCACCCCGAGCACCGTGATCCACCCCGTCCGGAAGGATTTCCATGACTGAGAACCACGACGCGATCGTCACCGACCCGAAGTCGGAGGAAACGGGAGGCGGCTGCCCCGTGGCCCACGGCCGCGCTCTGCACCCGACCCAGGGGGGCGGCAACCGCCAGTGGTGGCCCGAGCGCCTCAACCTGAAGATCCTCGCCAAGAACCCCGAGGTGGCCAACCCCCTCGGTGAGGACTTCGACTACGCCGAGGCGTTCCAGGCCCTCGACCTCGCCGCCGTGAAACGCGACGTCGCCGAGGTGCTCACCAGCTCGCAGGACTGGTGGCCGGCCGACTTCGGCAACTACGGCCCTCTGATGGTCCGTATGGCCTGGCACAGCGCGGGCACCTACCGCATCAGCGACGGCCGCGGCGGCGCCGGCGCCGGCCAGCAGCGGTTCGCCCCGCTCAACAGCTGGCCGGACAACGGCAACCTCGACAAGGCCCGCCGTCTGCTGTGGCCCGTGAAGAAGAAGTACGGCCAGAGCATCTCCTGGGCCGACCTCATGATCCTCACCGGCAACGTCGCGCTGGAGCAGATGGGCTTCGAGACCTTCGGCTTCGCCGGCGGCCGCGAGGACGTCTGGGAGGCCGAGGAGGACGTCTACTGGGGCCCCGAGACCACCTGGCTCGACGACAAGCGCTACACGGGCGACCGCGAGCTGGAGAACCCGCTCGGCGCCGTCCAGATGGGCCTCATCTACGTCAACCCCGAGGGCCCGAACGGCAACCCGGACCCGCTCGCCGCGGCCCGCGACATCCGTGAGACGTTCCGCCGCATGGCGATGAACGACGAGGAGACCGTCGCCCTGATCGCCGGCGGCCACACCTTCGGCAAGACCCACGGTGCCGGCCCGGCCGACAACGTCGGCGCCGACCCCGAGGCCGCCTCCATGGAGGAGCAGGGCCTGGGCTGGCGCAGCACCTACGGCACGGGCAAGGGCGGTGACGCGATCACCTCCGGCCTGGAGGTCACCTGGACCAGCACGCCGACCCAGTGGAGCAACGGCTTCTTCAAGAACCTCTTCGAGTTCGAGTACGAGCTCGAGCAGAGCCCGGCCGGCGCCAACCAGTGGGTGGCGAAGGACGCCCCGGAGATCGTCCCGGACGCGCACGACTCCTCGAAGAAGCACCGTCCGAAGATGCTCACCACCGACCTGGCGCTGCGCTTCGACCCGATCTACGAGCCCATCTCCCGCCGGTTCTACGAGAACCCGGAGCAGTTCGCGGACGCCTTCGCCCGCGCCTGGTTCAAGCTGACCCACCGTGACATGGGCCCGAAGTCGCTGTACCTCGGCCCGGAGGTCCCGGCGGAGACCCTGGTGTGGCAGGACCCGCTGCCGGAGGCCGAGGGCGAGGCCGTCGACGCCGAGGACATCGCGACCCTCAAGACCAAGCTCCTGGAGTCGGGTCTGTCCGTCTCGCAGCTGGTCTCCACCGCGTGGGCCTCGGCCTCCACCTTCCGCGGCAGCGACAAGCGCGGCGGCGCCAACGGCGCCCGTATCCGCCTGGAGCCGCAGCGCGGCTGGGAGGTCAACGAGCCCGACGAGCTGGCGCAGGTCCTGCGGGTCCTGGAGGGCATCCAGCAGGAGTTCAACTCCGGCGCCAAGAAGGTCTCCCTGGCCGACCTGATCGTCCTCGGCGGCACCGCCGCCGTCGAGAAGGCCGCCAAGGAAGCCGGCTTCCAGGTGCAGGTCCCCTTCGCCGCGGGCCGTGTGG
This is a stretch of genomic DNA from Streptomyces hawaiiensis. It encodes these proteins:
- a CDS encoding ABC transporter substrate-binding protein, producing MPGPDLSRSRPIVTSLVVLLAASGCSVAGADPVGGGPDTLRIVLPEEPPTLEPCDASLTATGRVTRANITEALTEREPSTGGLEPALATKWARTSATSWTFTLREGVTFHDGSPFTAAAAAFSIKRATDSGIDCNVDGYIFTDSELTATPLGDTTLRVTTSKPDPILPLRLSFVEIVPTGTDPDSRVREPVGTGPYRIDEWNQGRYLRLKRFPGYWGKAPDFSGATYVWRAEGSVRAAMVTNNEADVAIGLAPEDGAGDRAVEFTTNEVSYLRIDATKPPLDDIRVRRAVNYAIDREGLTTAVFAGRPSGQLISKGVTGYNPRIAPWPYDPERARRLVAEARADGVRTDTTLTIIGRNGIYPKAAEAMEVVQDGLLKAGLQVRIKMLDVNAWLEYLLRPFPTGDTGPTLLQAQHGNQAGDAAFTMGQIYGSEGAQSSYGTAEFDARIDEAQLASGGKRQRAFADAFAYQNDEVVRDAVMANMTGLLALSPRSATGPTRPPTTRCDSPTCGARTEGGPMLTLLRRRAASSVIPLLVVILGVFFLARLTGDPANLYLPLSATPEMRAEFAARNGLDEPLITQFGDYLAQVAHLDFGESLRTAQPAGEAVLRAFPATLQLAGWTMLLAVAGAVVIGSLAAYRPNSATDRIASFLSSTAASVPDFWIAIMGVLVFAVTLGWLPTSGTSGAAAWVLPVATLLIRPFGVLVQVVRGAMVSALSAPYVKVARGKGASEPRVVFGHALRNAAAPALTVAGDLAVGLVNGAVVVETIFGWPGIGKLMIDSVLQRDFAVLQAAVLLTALAIFALNILVDLCHALLDPRVRQRAAA
- a CDS encoding glycoside hydrolase, which produces MSSRHRLARTALAITVPLALGAGLVTLPPAAAAADPPASAVTVRIDPSYRQQEFEGWGTSLVWFANITGRYPEPIRQKLAEMLFGEDGLRLNIARYNIGGGNAPDVRKDYMKTGATMDGFWKAPEGTTRQDTDWWNPDNPEHWDWSADAGQRWWVDRVKNKVTRWEAFSNSPPWFQTVSGYVSGGFDANTDQIRADRVDDFATYLVKVTEHLEKKHRIDFDTIAPLNEPNTNYWGTQIGPDGQPTGGRQEGAHAGPELQQKVVLALHRALEKAKTRAKISAMDETNPSTFVRNWNAYDSSARAAVDQLNVHTYGTGMRTSARDSAKAAGQPFWMSEVEGTWGTGSDFTGMEPGLGIATRVVDDIRELEPSAWVLWQPIEDSIPQAQAGKNWGSIHIPFNCTAKDTLETCPVKANTKFHTLRNFTHHIRPGDHFVKADDPSSVAAVRKSGRGATVVHVNNGTSPRAVTLDLSKFRRVAPGATVTPVVTSPDGALVRGTPVKVKNDSATVTVPAKSVTTLLVGGVSGTAKDAALVQPGHVYRLQGAQSGKSLAPSAEGSGVVVRTADPAAKSQLWSVKQLTRGDGNRERYALVNAADGRRMAVRDDEAVLEDGDTPAAQWIMSTTGDGTWTFVNAATGRLLDVVGQSTADGARVSAHLPTSNANQRWGVSDETVLRTQPAKAFTVPGRAPELPGTVTPVFRDGARGALPVRWTLPSESRWRKPGTVRVKGRATDALGRAVPAEAVVTVDTIASTLPARAKTYTGGRPDLPATVTGVGRHGGTAELPVAWDPAPDGAFDDTGVVTLRGTARVPGSDTAAATVRVQVTAPKETNAARDEGVTVGATYTESGYSADGLRNGTTSEKAWSNWKSGTKNPSDTITFALPQARDLTRVVTHFHRDGGNVSFAESLKVQVRGADGTWSDASDQVAVGTEGAPVADVAVRAAGPATGVRVVMTARPGGYITLGEIEVHAKAPGASADAAAASIEVDGKSLSGFDPDRTSYRVAVDRPDRAEITATPRDPYAKATVGKDVSGGRTARTVSVTSEDGSQTREYRIELTRR
- a CDS encoding glyceraldehyde-3-phosphate dehydrogenase — its product is MTVNDDSFTNWKNREEIAESMIPIIGKLHRERDVTVLLHSRSLVNKSVVSILKTHRFARQIAGAELSVTETLPFLRTLAELDLGPSQIDIGMLAATYREDDRGLSVAEFTAEAVAGATGANKIERREGRDVVLYGFGRIGRLVARLLIEKSGSGNGLRLRAIVVRGGGEQDIVKRASLLRRDSIHGQFQGTITVDEANSTIVANGNAIKVIYANDPSEIDYTAFGIKDAILIDNTGKWRDREGLSEHLRPGIDKVVLTAPGKGDVPNIVHGVNHDTIKPDEQILSCASCTTNAIVPPLKAMADEFGVQRGHVETVHSFTNDQNLLDNYHKADRRGRSAPLNMVITETGAASAVAKALPDLKAPITGSSIRVPVPDVSIAILSLRLGRETTREEVLDHLRDVSLTSPLKRQIDFTTAPDAVSSDFIGSRHASIVDAGATKVDGDNAILYLWYDNEFGYSCQVIRVVQHVSGVEYPTYPAPAV
- a CDS encoding Fur family transcriptional regulator, translated to MTASGNPTTAEELRGAGLRVTAARVALLEAVRDGDHLGAEAIASEVRGRVGHISVQAVYEGLHALTAAGLIRRLDPPGSPALYEGRVGDNHHHLVCRSCGAVADVDCAVGHAPCLTASDDRGFAVDEAEVIYWGLCPACSTTRSS
- the katG gene encoding catalase/peroxidase HPI, translated to MTENHDAIVTDPKSEETGGGCPVAHGRALHPTQGGGNRQWWPERLNLKILAKNPEVANPLGEDFDYAEAFQALDLAAVKRDVAEVLTSSQDWWPADFGNYGPLMVRMAWHSAGTYRISDGRGGAGAGQQRFAPLNSWPDNGNLDKARRLLWPVKKKYGQSISWADLMILTGNVALEQMGFETFGFAGGREDVWEAEEDVYWGPETTWLDDKRYTGDRELENPLGAVQMGLIYVNPEGPNGNPDPLAAARDIRETFRRMAMNDEETVALIAGGHTFGKTHGAGPADNVGADPEAASMEEQGLGWRSTYGTGKGGDAITSGLEVTWTSTPTQWSNGFFKNLFEFEYELEQSPAGANQWVAKDAPEIVPDAHDSSKKHRPKMLTTDLALRFDPIYEPISRRFYENPEQFADAFARAWFKLTHRDMGPKSLYLGPEVPAETLVWQDPLPEAEGEAVDAEDIATLKTKLLESGLSVSQLVSTAWASASTFRGSDKRGGANGARIRLEPQRGWEVNEPDELAQVLRVLEGIQQEFNSGAKKVSLADLIVLGGTAAVEKAAKEAGFQVQVPFAAGRVDATQEHTDAESFEALEPTADGFRNYHGKGNRLPAEFLLLDRANLLTLSAPEMTVLVGGLRVLGANYQQSQLGAFTKTPGSLTNDFFVNLLDLGIAWKSTTEDQTTFEGRDADTGEVKWAGSRADLVFGSNSELRALAEVYASDDAKEKFVKDFVAAWVKVMNLDRFDLV